A genomic segment from Actinomyces lilanjuaniae encodes:
- a CDS encoding glycosyltransferase, with the protein MTLVIGLLGIIGRGLGGGARARTAGPRPAVRRGGVLLASRIHLPEAAAASFRLDGVERALAGRGVPVRVLTTTPPRPGAVGSQEPAGNQGGGALGSAPARVADTPAPPDPQGVTVSRWPALRDRSGYLRGYLPYMSFDVPLLLRALTAPRPDVVLVEPPPTTGAVVRLVSALRRLPYVWYAPDVWSAAAASTGAPGLVVRAVRALESFAVKGASSVVAVNEDVAQAVRDLGARQVRVVLNGVDTSVFSADGPAPTPQEKEELGITGPYFVYAGTASEWQGAGVFAQAVARVRCVHPTAQVLFLGQGSDWEAISETAATIPVGPDGAPAVVMHPLMPPTQAARWQRGAVACLVSIRPGLGYDFAYPTKVLAALSCGTPVLYAGRGPVVEDVTGHDLGWACDHDPQAVASAMAEALEEDTRLASTQERAGRAHRLHRWVEEYRSMSATGRAVADLLRTVVLDARSLSR; encoded by the coding sequence ATGACTCTTGTCATCGGTCTTCTCGGTATTATCGGCCGGGGACTGGGAGGAGGCGCCCGGGCGCGCACAGCCGGTCCTCGACCAGCGGTGCGCCGCGGGGGAGTGCTCCTGGCCTCGCGTATCCACCTTCCCGAGGCCGCTGCCGCGTCCTTCCGGCTCGACGGGGTCGAGCGTGCCCTGGCGGGCCGGGGAGTGCCAGTGCGAGTACTGACTACCACACCTCCCCGGCCCGGGGCAGTTGGTAGCCAGGAGCCCGCTGGGAACCAGGGCGGCGGGGCGCTCGGCTCCGCCCCTGCCAGAGTGGCTGACACTCCTGCTCCCCCCGACCCTCAGGGTGTTACTGTCTCGCGCTGGCCCGCCCTGCGGGACCGCTCGGGCTACCTGCGCGGCTACCTGCCCTACATGTCCTTCGACGTGCCTCTGCTGCTGCGCGCGCTCACCGCCCCCCGTCCCGACGTGGTCCTGGTGGAGCCGCCTCCGACGACTGGTGCGGTCGTGCGCCTGGTCTCCGCCCTGCGCCGCCTGCCCTACGTCTGGTACGCCCCGGACGTGTGGTCGGCCGCAGCCGCCTCCACCGGTGCACCAGGGCTGGTGGTCCGGGCGGTACGTGCCCTGGAGTCCTTCGCCGTGAAGGGAGCCAGCAGCGTCGTGGCCGTCAACGAGGACGTGGCGCAGGCAGTGCGCGACCTGGGCGCCCGACAGGTCAGGGTTGTGCTTAACGGTGTCGACACCTCGGTGTTCAGCGCTGACGGCCCTGCCCCGACCCCCCAGGAGAAGGAGGAGCTGGGGATCACCGGCCCCTACTTCGTCTACGCGGGGACCGCCTCGGAGTGGCAGGGAGCAGGTGTGTTTGCCCAGGCCGTGGCCCGGGTGCGCTGCGTGCACCCCACGGCCCAGGTCCTCTTCCTGGGGCAGGGCTCCGACTGGGAGGCCATCAGCGAGACGGCCGCGACGATCCCGGTCGGCCCGGACGGTGCCCCTGCCGTGGTTATGCACCCTCTCATGCCGCCGACCCAGGCAGCCCGCTGGCAACGGGGCGCCGTGGCCTGTCTGGTGTCGATCAGGCCCGGGCTGGGCTACGACTTCGCCTACCCGACGAAGGTCCTGGCCGCCCTGTCGTGCGGCACGCCGGTGCTCTACGCCGGCCGGGGGCCGGTGGTCGAGGACGTGACTGGTCACGACCTGGGGTGGGCCTGCGACCACGATCCACAGGCGGTGGCCTCGGCCATGGCTGAGGCGCTGGAGGAGGACACGCGTCTGGCGTCGACGCAGGAGCGCGCTGGGAGGGCACATCGCCTGCACCGCTGGGTGGAGGAGTACCGCTCGATGTCAGCCACCGGTCGTGCTGTGGCTGATCTTCTACGCACCGTGGTCCTGGACGCGCGGAGCCTGTCGCGCTGA